The Vibrio sp. SNU_ST1 genome has a segment encoding these proteins:
- the ftsW gene encoding cell division protein FtsW, protein MQRVKEINQSIWQWLNRATPEALYDRQLVWIALGLMLTGLVMVTSASFPISARLTDQPFHFMFRHAIFLVLALGVSSVILQIPMKRWFQYSMYLLGLSFFLLVVVLAVGKSVNGASRWIPLGLFNLQPAEVAKLSLFIFMAGYLVRKQDEVRKTFFGGFGKPIMVFGAFAVLLLGQPDLGTVVVMLVTLFGMLFIAGAKLSQFIALMVAGIAAVVGLIVIEPYRVRRVTSFWEPWSDPFGSGYQLTQSLMAFGRGDWMGQGLGNSIQKLEYLPEAHTDFVFAVLAEELGFVGVTLVLMLIFSLVFKAIFIGKKAFENDQVFSGYLAFGIGIWFAFQTLVNVGAASGIVPTKGLTLPLISYGGSSLIVMSVAVSMLLRIDHECRVQKKEQAENQNELVE, encoded by the coding sequence GTGCAAAGAGTGAAAGAGATTAACCAATCCATTTGGCAATGGCTAAACCGTGCCACACCAGAGGCGCTTTACGATCGTCAATTGGTTTGGATTGCTCTTGGACTGATGCTGACGGGTTTAGTGATGGTAACGTCGGCTTCGTTCCCAATCAGTGCTCGTTTGACCGATCAGCCGTTTCACTTCATGTTCCGCCACGCCATTTTCCTGGTGTTAGCATTGGGCGTATCCAGCGTAATATTACAAATCCCGATGAAACGTTGGTTTCAATACAGTATGTACCTATTGGGCTTATCCTTCTTTTTGCTAGTGGTGGTGTTAGCTGTCGGTAAGTCGGTTAACGGTGCCTCACGTTGGATTCCTCTCGGGCTGTTTAACTTACAGCCTGCTGAAGTCGCTAAGTTATCTCTGTTTATCTTTATGGCGGGCTACTTGGTTCGTAAACAGGATGAAGTGAGAAAAACCTTCTTCGGTGGTTTTGGTAAACCGATCATGGTGTTCGGTGCCTTTGCGGTGTTGCTACTTGGCCAGCCTGATTTAGGTACCGTTGTCGTAATGTTGGTTACCTTGTTTGGCATGTTATTTATCGCAGGTGCTAAGCTGTCACAGTTTATAGCCTTAATGGTGGCAGGTATTGCTGCCGTTGTGGGATTGATTGTTATTGAGCCTTATCGTGTTCGACGTGTTACGTCATTCTGGGAACCTTGGAGTGACCCGTTTGGTAGTGGTTATCAGCTAACTCAATCATTGATGGCGTTCGGTCGTGGTGATTGGATGGGACAAGGGCTTGGTAATTCAATTCAAAAACTCGAGTACCTACCTGAAGCTCACACCGATTTTGTTTTTGCTGTACTGGCAGAAGAGTTGGGTTTTGTTGGCGTAACCTTGGTGTTGATGTTGATCTTTAGTTTGGTTTTTAAAGCTATTTTTATTGGCAAAAAAGCCTTCGAAAACGACCAAGTGTTCAGCGGTTATCTGGCGTTTGGCATTGGTATTTGGTTTGCTTTTCAGACGCTTGTTAATGTAGGTGCCGCTTCAGGTATTGTTCCGACCAAAGGTCTAACCTTACCGCTGATCAGTTACGGTGGTTCAAGTCTTATCGTGATGTCAGTAGCGGTTTCTATGCTGCTGCGTATCGATCATGAATGCCGAGTGCAAAAAAAAGAACAAGCCGAAAATCAAAACGAATTAGTAGAATAA
- a CDS encoding cell division protein FtsQ/DivIB has protein sequence MVESTFSENRHLFSLPSLKKHALGGSFFVMVLLFIGFLFYTTLTWMWDDQRLPLSKIVLQGDLTYVTAGDVQHAFSELEHIGTFMSQDIGVLQHSLEALPWVSVVSIRKQWPDTIKVFLTEYHAAAIWNGNMLLNEDGQVFNGDIGLLKGDRVKLYGPDGTSQQVIEKWRQITPLINSLGLTVTSLVLNERRAWQIILDNGIRLELGKDFLDERVERFISLYNELGSKANQVSYIDLRYDTGAAVGWFPEQELEESTDD, from the coding sequence TTGGTAGAAAGTACTTTTAGCGAAAACCGCCACCTATTCAGTTTACCGTCGCTCAAGAAACACGCCTTAGGCGGGTCTTTTTTTGTCATGGTATTGCTATTCATTGGGTTTCTTTTCTATACCACACTGACTTGGATGTGGGACGATCAGCGATTGCCTCTCTCCAAAATAGTACTGCAAGGCGACCTAACTTATGTAACAGCTGGTGATGTTCAACATGCCTTTAGCGAGCTAGAGCATATTGGAACATTCATGTCTCAAGATATTGGCGTGTTGCAACACAGTTTAGAAGCGTTGCCTTGGGTTTCTGTTGTCTCGATTCGTAAGCAGTGGCCAGACACAATAAAAGTATTTTTGACTGAGTATCATGCGGCAGCTATCTGGAATGGCAATATGCTGTTGAATGAAGATGGTCAGGTGTTTAATGGTGATATTGGCCTTTTGAAGGGTGATAGAGTTAAACTTTACGGTCCAGATGGCACTAGCCAACAAGTGATTGAAAAGTGGCGACAGATAACGCCTTTAATTAACAGCCTAGGGTTAACCGTTACCTCGCTCGTTCTCAATGAGCGTCGCGCCTGGCAAATCATTCTAGACAACGGTATTCGTTTAGAATTAGGTAAAGATTTTTTAGATGAGCGTGTTGAGCGCTTTATTTCGCTTTACAACGAATTAGGTAGTAAGGCGAATCAAGTGAGCTACATCGACCTCAGGTACGATACGGGAGCCGCTGTAGGCTGGTTTCCAGAGCAAGAGTTAGAAGAGAGTACAGATGACTAA
- the murC gene encoding UDP-N-acetylmuramate--L-alanine ligase: MTIEHTQDLAQIRAMVPEMRRVKSIHFIGIGGAGMSGIAEVLLNEGYQITGSDIAQNPVTERLVSKGATVYVGHQASNVADASVVVVSTAINEENPEIIAAREARTPIVRRAEMLAELMRFRHGIAVAGTHGKTTTTALVTQIYSEAGLDPTFVNGGLVKSAGTNARLGSSRILIAEADESDASFLHLQPMVSIVTNIEADHMDTYGGDFETLKQTFIDFLHNLPFYGQAVMCVDDPVVRELIPQVSRQVITYGFSEDADIRIENYVQEGQQGKFTVVREGKANLDITLNIPGRHNALNASAAIAVATEDDISDEAILKAMAGTEGTGRRFDHLGEYETGKGVAMLVDDYGHHPTEVDVTIQAARSGWTDKRLVMIFQPHRYSRTRDLYDDFANVLEQVDVLILLDVYSAGEKPIAGADGRSLSRTIRGRGKIDPIFVADINALPSALANVIQGGDLVLTQGAGDVGRVAKQLESLQLDINKMQNA; this comes from the coding sequence ATGACGATTGAACATACCCAAGACTTAGCGCAAATCCGTGCAATGGTGCCAGAGATGCGCCGTGTTAAATCTATCCACTTCATTGGTATTGGTGGTGCCGGAATGAGCGGGATTGCTGAAGTCTTGCTTAATGAAGGCTACCAGATCACAGGTTCTGATATTGCTCAAAATCCAGTGACAGAACGCTTAGTTAGCAAGGGGGCTACTGTTTACGTTGGTCACCAAGCAAGTAACGTTGCCGATGCAAGTGTTGTGGTGGTTTCAACCGCTATCAACGAAGAAAACCCAGAAATTATTGCTGCTCGTGAAGCGCGTACACCGATCGTTCGTCGTGCTGAAATGCTGGCTGAGCTGATGCGTTTTCGTCACGGCATTGCTGTGGCAGGTACACATGGTAAAACAACCACGACTGCGCTAGTGACACAGATTTACTCTGAAGCAGGCCTAGATCCAACCTTCGTAAACGGTGGTTTGGTGAAAAGTGCAGGTACTAACGCACGTTTAGGTTCGAGCCGTATTCTTATCGCTGAAGCCGATGAGAGTGATGCGTCATTCTTACATCTGCAACCAATGGTTAGTATCGTCACTAACATCGAAGCGGATCATATGGATACTTACGGCGGCGATTTTGAAACGCTGAAGCAGACGTTTATTGATTTCTTACACAACCTGCCATTCTACGGTCAGGCTGTGATGTGTGTTGATGATCCTGTGGTTCGTGAGCTTATTCCTCAGGTTAGCCGCCAAGTGATTACTTACGGCTTCTCAGAAGATGCTGATATTCGTATTGAAAACTACGTACAAGAAGGTCAGCAAGGCAAGTTCACGGTTGTTCGTGAAGGTAAAGCCAATCTTGATATCACGTTAAATATTCCGGGTCGTCACAATGCATTGAATGCCTCTGCAGCGATTGCAGTTGCAACCGAAGATGACATTAGCGATGAAGCAATTCTCAAAGCAATGGCGGGAACGGAAGGTACTGGTCGCCGTTTCGATCATCTAGGTGAGTACGAAACAGGTAAAGGTGTTGCAATGTTGGTGGATGATTACGGTCATCACCCAACCGAAGTGGACGTAACCATTCAAGCTGCACGAAGTGGCTGGACTGATAAACGTCTTGTTATGATCTTCCAACCGCACCGTTATAGCCGTACTCGCGATCTGTATGATGATTTTGCGAACGTTCTTGAACAAGTTGATGTCCTAATTCTGTTAGATGTTTATTCTGCAGGTGAGAAACCTATTGCAGGGGCTGACGGACGTTCATTAAGTCGAACTATTCGCGGACGTGGTAAGATAGATCCAATCTTTGTTGCCGATATCAACGCACTGCCATCGGCTTTAGCCAACGTAATTCAAGGCGGTGACCTTGTTTTAACGCAGGGTGCAGGCGATGTTGGCCGTGTAGCGAAGCAGTTGGAATCGTTACAGTTAGACATTAATAAGATGCAGAACGCGTAA
- the murG gene encoding undecaprenyldiphospho-muramoylpentapeptide beta-N-acetylglucosaminyltransferase, with translation MKQNKKLLVMAGGTGGHVFPGLAVAKKLQQQGWEIRWLGTADRMEADLVPKHGIEIDFIKVKGLRGQGVSKLIKAPFQIINAILQARRHIKAWQPDVVLGMGGYVSGPGGIAAWLSGIPVVLHEQNAVAGLTNQWLSKIAKKVFQAFPGAFPTAEVVGNPVREDVVALAEPEQRMAERDGDIRILVMGGSQGAKILNDTLPVTMAQLGEGFTVMHQAGKNNQQQVIEQYKSHSVDNVQVTEFIDDVAQAYEWADLLVCRSGALTVSEVSAAGIGSIFVPFMHKDRQQALNADHLVECGAALMIEQPQLTADKLANTIAQLDRNELKMMATKARQAAKLDADVTVAEAIKALAK, from the coding sequence ATGAAACAAAACAAAAAACTTTTAGTGATGGCTGGTGGTACTGGCGGACACGTTTTCCCTGGGTTAGCGGTGGCGAAAAAGCTTCAGCAACAAGGTTGGGAAATTCGCTGGTTAGGAACCGCAGACAGAATGGAAGCAGATTTAGTGCCAAAGCATGGCATTGAGATCGACTTCATCAAAGTGAAAGGCTTGCGTGGTCAAGGCGTTAGTAAATTAATTAAAGCGCCGTTCCAGATTATTAATGCCATACTTCAAGCCAGACGACATATTAAAGCATGGCAGCCTGATGTGGTGCTTGGCATGGGTGGTTACGTCAGTGGCCCGGGTGGTATCGCGGCTTGGTTATCTGGTATTCCAGTGGTTCTGCATGAACAAAATGCAGTGGCAGGTTTAACCAATCAATGGCTGTCTAAGATAGCTAAAAAGGTTTTCCAAGCTTTCCCTGGTGCGTTTCCTACCGCAGAAGTGGTGGGTAACCCAGTACGTGAAGATGTGGTTGCCTTAGCTGAACCCGAGCAACGCATGGCTGAGCGTGATGGTGATATCCGCATCTTGGTTATGGGCGGCAGTCAGGGCGCAAAAATCCTGAATGATACCTTGCCAGTTACCATGGCGCAGCTTGGTGAAGGCTTCACTGTGATGCACCAAGCGGGTAAGAACAATCAACAGCAAGTTATTGAGCAATACAAATCACATTCTGTTGATAATGTTCAAGTGACTGAATTTATTGATGATGTGGCGCAAGCTTATGAGTGGGCAGATCTATTAGTGTGTCGCTCAGGTGCATTAACCGTATCCGAAGTGTCTGCGGCAGGAATCGGATCTATCTTCGTTCCGTTTATGCACAAAGACAGACAACAAGCGTTGAATGCCGACCATTTAGTTGAATGTGGCGCAGCGTTAATGATTGAACAGCCTCAACTAACGGCTGATAAGCTCGCGAACACTATCGCGCAGCTTGATAGAAATGAATTAAAAATGATGGCAACAAAAGCTCGTCAAGCCGCAAAGCTTGATGCTGATGTGACCGTCGCTGAAGCGATCAAAGCTTTAGCAAAATAA